Proteins co-encoded in one Micrococcales bacterium genomic window:
- a CDS encoding response regulator transcription factor, giving the protein MTTARGVVLVVEDEPAIADLLRMYLSREGFQVLVETDGQEALTAIADHRPSCVLLDVGLPGMDGIEVCRRLRAEQDWTPVLFCTARDDEVDRVLGLELGADDYITKPFSPREVVARVKAVVRRARGPQAQNQAVRVGKVEMDPMTRRCTVAGRSVELTATEFDLLFYLMTHPGQIFSRDQLLSEVWGYAAMVNTRTVDVHVAQLRGKLGENNIIRTVRGVGYGAEASESGPDAQ; this is encoded by the coding sequence GTGACCACCGCACGCGGGGTGGTGCTCGTCGTCGAGGACGAGCCGGCCATTGCAGACCTCCTTCGGATGTACCTGAGCCGCGAGGGCTTCCAGGTGCTCGTCGAGACCGACGGCCAGGAAGCCTTGACGGCGATCGCGGATCACCGGCCGTCGTGCGTGCTGCTGGACGTGGGCCTGCCCGGCATGGACGGCATTGAGGTCTGCCGACGGCTACGAGCCGAGCAGGACTGGACACCGGTACTGTTCTGCACCGCCCGGGATGACGAAGTCGACCGGGTGCTCGGCCTGGAACTCGGCGCCGACGACTACATCACTAAACCCTTCAGTCCCCGAGAGGTCGTCGCGCGGGTCAAGGCCGTGGTGCGCAGGGCCCGCGGTCCGCAGGCGCAGAACCAGGCGGTGCGTGTCGGCAAGGTCGAGATGGACCCGATGACCCGGCGTTGCACGGTTGCTGGCCGCTCGGTGGAACTGACCGCCACCGAGTTCGACCTGCTCTTCTACCTCATGACGCACCCGGGGCAGATCTTCAGCCGCGACCAGCTGCTCAGTGAGGTGTGGGGCTACGCCGCCATGGTCAACACCCGCACCGTCGACGTCCACGTGGCGCAACTGCGCGGCAAGCTCGGCGAGAACAACATCATCCGGACCGTGCGCGGCGTGGGTTATGGCGCCGAGGCGAGCGAGTCCGGCCCCGATGCCCAGTGA
- a CDS encoding Trp biosynthesis-associated membrane protein encodes MSSRAVALLLTVLGAGLLYLVAADDAALAPALLAALLAIAAIWLASGGARLVLAGLSAVAWVGALVLAVGSLPALAAAAAGLGGAVLTLARGSRWPGWSSKYSRAAQDEEVTPRQMWESLDRGEDPTE; translated from the coding sequence GTGAGCTCCCGGGCCGTGGCGCTGCTCCTGACCGTCCTGGGTGCCGGGCTGCTCTACCTCGTCGCCGCTGACGATGCCGCGCTCGCACCGGCACTGCTGGCCGCACTTCTGGCGATCGCTGCGATCTGGCTGGCCTCCGGTGGTGCGCGCCTCGTGCTGGCGGGGCTCAGTGCGGTGGCGTGGGTGGGTGCTCTGGTGCTGGCGGTGGGGTCACTGCCGGCCCTGGCTGCCGCGGCCGCGGGTCTGGGCGGGGCAGTGCTGACACTGGCGCGAGGCTCCCGGTGGCCGGGGTGGTCCAGCAAATACAGCCGCGCCGCGCAGGATGAGGAGGTGACCCCCCGGCAGATGTGGGAGAGCCTGGACCGCGGGGAGGATCCGACCGAGTAG